The Alkalinema sp. FACHB-956 genome segment TTTAGAAAAGGGGCTGAAGGGGTCTCGCTGGGCTGCCAGTCCTGCGACTCGGATGATGGAGTTACTACACGCCTGCAATGTGCGATTGGGACTGTTGACGAATGGCGAACACTGGATGCTAGTGAATGCGCCAAAGGGAGAAACGACGGGGTATATCTCCTGGTATGCGACGCTTTGGCAGGAAGAGCCGATTACCCTGAGAGCGTTTCGCAGTTTGTTGGGGGTCGATCGCTTCTTTCGGGTGGATGAACCGCAAACGCTGGAGGTGATGCTGGCGCAAAGTATCAATAGCCAGCAAGAAGTTACTGACCAGTTGGGCTATCAGGTAAGGAAGGCGGTTGACGTATTGGTGCAGTCGATCGACCGGATTGACCAGGATCGAAACCGATCGCTATTACAGGGCATTTCGGAAACTCGGTTGTATGAAGCGGCATTGACGGTAATGATGCGGCTGGTGTTTCTGTTCTCAGCCGAGGAACGCAAGCTGATTCCGCCCCATGAGAATGAGCTTTACAACACGCACTATGCGGTTTCGACGTTGCGATCGCGCTTGCGGGAGCAGGCGGATCAGTTTGGGGAGGAGGTGCTAGAGCGGCGACAGGATGCATGGTGTCGCTTGCTGGCAACGTTTCGGGCGGTGTATGCCGGGGTGGATCATGATGCGTTGTTTATTCCTGCCTATGGTGGGAGTCTGTTTGACCCCGATCGCTTTCCCTTTTTGGAGGGACGGCGGGAGGGCACTGATTGGAAATTGCAGACGGCAGACCCGATTCCTGTGAATAACCGCACGGTGTTGCACCTGTTGGAAGCGTTACAAATTCTTCAGGTGAAGGTGCCGGGGGGCGGTGGGGTGGAGCCGCGTAAGCTGTCATTCCGGGCATTGGATATTGAGCAGATTGGGCATGTCTATGAGGGCTTGCTCGATCACACAGCAGTCCGGGCGACAGAGCCGATTCTGGGATTGGTAGGGACAAAGGACAAGGAGCCGGAGATTTCACTGGCGGAGTTGGAGGTACAGGCGGCGAAAGGGGAAACTGCCCTGGTTGCATTCTTGAAGGAGCAAACGGGTAAGTCGCTGTCGGCATTGCAGAAGGCTGTAGCCACTCAAGCAAGACAATCGAGTGGAACAGGTGAAACACCTCAAGATCATCAAGCACGGCAGCGGTTACTGATTGCCTGCAATAACGATCGCGCCCTGTTGGATCGCATCTTACCGTTTGCCAAGCTGATTCGGTTCGATACATTGGACTACCCGGTGGTGATTCCGGCCGGGAGTGTGTATGTGACGGAGGGGGTCGATCGCCGTCAGACCGGGACGCACTACACGCCGCGCAATCTAACTGAGGAGATTGTGCAGTATACGCTGGAGCCGTTGGTGTATGAGGGGGTGGCAGAGGGAAAGCCAAAGGAAGCGTGGCGGTTGCGATCGCCTGCCGAACTCCTTCAATTGAAGATTTGTGATATGGCGATGGGCAGTGGGGCGTTTTTGGTGCAGACCTGTCGCTATTTGGCTGAGAAGCTGGTGGAAGCATGGCAGCAGATGGAGGCAGAGCATCCGGGACAGGTGGTGATTGCGCCGGAGGGTACGCTGTCGGCAGCATTGCCGGAGGAATGCCCGATTCCGAAGGATGCCGATGAGCGGTTAGTGGTGGCGCGGCGCATTGTGGCGGATCGCTGTCTTTACGGAGTCGATAAAAACCCGTTAGCCGTCGAGATGGCGAAGTTGTCGCTGTGGCTGATTACGCTGGCGAAGGGGCGACCGTTTACGTTTGTGGATCATGCGCTGAAGTGGGGCGATTCGCTGTTGGGAATTACCAAACCGGAGCAAATCGAGTTTTTGAAACTGAATCCGGAAAAGGAAGCGGTACAACTGAGAACGGTGTCCGATCGCTGGAAACCCTTTGTGCAACGAGCGATCGCCAAACGGCAAGAGCTAGAAAACTTTAGTGTGTCGGATATTGCCGATATTCAAAAGAAGGAGCAGCTAAACCGGGAGGCAGAAGCAGCGATCGCCCATGTGCGACATGTGGGTGATTTTTTGGTGGCGGAGGCATTGGCTCAGGCAGGCAAAACATCAGACCTGACGGATGAGGAAATTCAGGTGTTGGCGGAGGTGGTGATTGAGGCGTTGGATGAAGCCGATGCCGAGAAGCGAAACCGGGAGATTGCTGCGATTCTGGCAAAAACCGAACGCATGATGAATTTGGGCAATCCAGAGAACCAACCCCCTCGAAAACTGTTTCATTGGCTGCTGGAGTTCCCTGAAGTATTTTTACAGGAAGATGCACCGAAGGGATTTGCGGCGATAGTTGGCAACCCTCCCTTTCAAGGCGGGTCAAAAATTACAGGTGTGCTTGGTACAGATTACAGAGGTCTTTTAGTTGAAAATATTGCAAATCAAAAACGAGGTAACGCAGATTTATGTGCTTACTTCTTTCTCAGAGCAGAACAACTAACGAATAAGTTTGGAGGATTCGGCTTGGTTGCAACCAATACCATTGCTCAGGGTGATACTCGTGAAGTTGGATTAGATCAATTGGTTGCAAACGGTTGTGCTATTAATCGGGCTGTACCCAGCCGTCCTTGGATTGGAACTGCAAGTTTAGAAGTTGCTCATGTTTGGATTAGAAAAGATAAGTGGTTAGGAGAATTTATCCTTGACGAAGGGTTAGTAAGTGGAATCACGCCATTGTTGACAGCGCCTAGTAAGACTTTAGGTCATCCTCATAGATTAGTTAATAATCAAGAAAGCTCTTTTTTAGGTAGTAAATTAACTGGAATGGGTTTTATCCTCTTGCCAGATGAAGCGAAATTACTTATTCAGCGTAATCCTAAAAATAAAGAAGTTCTGTTTCCATATTTGAATGGCGAAGATATTAATTCACGTCCTGATCAATCGCCAAGCCGGTGGGTTATCAACTTTAAAGATTATCCTCTAGATGCAAATCATGACGATCTGAAAAACCCTAAAGGAGCACCTTACGCAGCGGATTATCCTGATTGTTTGGCTATTATTCAGGAAAAGGTAAAGCCTGAAAGAGATTTAAACAATCGGAAGGAACGCCGTGAGAAGTGGTGGCAATATGGGGAGAAAACACCTGCGCTTTATCGGGCAATCGAGAAGCGTAGTAGAATTTTTGTAATTCCTCGTGTTAGCAAGTTTCTCACTGTTTCTGCCTCTACTACAGATATAGTTGCCAGCGAGGCAACTGTTGTTATTGCCTCAGAGTTCTTTTCTACTTTCACACTTCTTCAATCAGATATTCATCAACTTTGGACAATTGCATTTCAAAGTAGCCTCGAAACACGAGGTAGGTACACACCTTCTGACTGCTTTGAAACCTTCCCCTTCCCCACACCCGATCCTTCAGACCTCAGCACTCAATTCCTAACCCTCAACACGATCGGTGAAATCTACTACACCCATCGTCAGGCAATCATGCGCGAGCGTCAGGAAGGACTCACCAAAACCTACAATCGCTTTCATGATGTCAATGAGAAAGCGAGTGATATTCAGAAATTGCGATCGTTGCATGTTGAGATGAACCAGGCAGTTGCCGCTGCCTACGGTTGGCAAGACCTCGACTTAGGGCACGGTTTTCATAAGACGAAACAGGGCATCCGCTTCACCATCAGCGAAACCGCTCGACGGGAAGTGCTCGATCGGCTGTTGGAGTTGAACCATCAGCGCTACGCCGAGGAAGTCGCCCAGGGTTTGCATGATAAGAAGAAGGCAAAAGGCAAGGGGCAGAAGGCAAAGGGCAAAACCACCCAAAAGCAAAAAGCCCCTGGAGACGACCTGCAGGATGAGCAAATCAGCCTGTTCTAGGCTAGTTTATAGCTGATACAATTGTGGCAATGCCAAAAACAAAAAATGCTTGCAGCTCCTGCAATATTGCGGTTTGTCAACTCAGGAGGTTTCAATGACAGCCCGACTTTTAGAAACACCTGTTAGTTTTGACCAATTTATTGAGTGGCTCCCAGAATCATCAGAACATCGCTACGAACTCCATCGGGGGGTCATCATTGAAATGCCAAAACCGAGAGGAAAACACTCCCAGGTTGCTGGATATATTGCTCTCAAAGTGGGGATTGAAATTGAGCGACTGGCACTACCCTACTTCATTCCCAAAGAATGCATTGTGCGCGCTGCTCCGCAGATACCGCAAGGGTCGCTCGATAAAGAATCAGGTTATGAACCCGATGTCATCGTTCTAGATGCACCCGCCCTCATGGATGAACCCCAGTGGGAAAGCGGCTCAATCCTGACGTTAGGGAAATCCATCAAAGTCATCGTAGAAGTCATTTCGACCAATTGGCGCGACGATTACTTCACAAAGCTAGGCGAATATGAAGCCCTTGGGATTCCAGAAGTCTGGCTGGTGGACTATGCTGCATTGGGCGGACGACGGTACATTGGCTCTCCCAAACAGCCCACCTTCACGGTTGGCTACCTAGTGGATGGAGAGTATGAGTTACAGCAGTTTCGATCGGGCGATCGCATCCTCTCGCCCACATTTCCAGAATTAAACTTGACGGTTGATCAGGTATTTGCCGCAGGAAGCTAGAAGATGCAGATGAGTGGCGACTAAATGGCTTGATCCAGCACTCGGATATCCAAAACCTCATTT includes the following:
- a CDS encoding DNA methyltransferase; this translates as MSTARHHAEWLSLVEVSGPFLSLPVLLQVFPNGLEAHEPEQMRLLRLAHEEWEDNQKSLQPETAIHRAWVEFVLQETLGLPGEVLLSGQAIPTGLQVTIAEHQETLRPDWVVVNPRDAAEAGKPRLLVQVVPAGQDLEKGLKGSRWAASPATRMMELLHACNVRLGLLTNGEHWMLVNAPKGETTGYISWYATLWQEEPITLRAFRSLLGVDRFFRVDEPQTLEVMLAQSINSQQEVTDQLGYQVRKAVDVLVQSIDRIDQDRNRSLLQGISETRLYEAALTVMMRLVFLFSAEERKLIPPHENELYNTHYAVSTLRSRLREQADQFGEEVLERRQDAWCRLLATFRAVYAGVDHDALFIPAYGGSLFDPDRFPFLEGRREGTDWKLQTADPIPVNNRTVLHLLEALQILQVKVPGGGGVEPRKLSFRALDIEQIGHVYEGLLDHTAVRATEPILGLVGTKDKEPEISLAELEVQAAKGETALVAFLKEQTGKSLSALQKAVATQARQSSGTGETPQDHQARQRLLIACNNDRALLDRILPFAKLIRFDTLDYPVVIPAGSVYVTEGVDRRQTGTHYTPRNLTEEIVQYTLEPLVYEGVAEGKPKEAWRLRSPAELLQLKICDMAMGSGAFLVQTCRYLAEKLVEAWQQMEAEHPGQVVIAPEGTLSAALPEECPIPKDADERLVVARRIVADRCLYGVDKNPLAVEMAKLSLWLITLAKGRPFTFVDHALKWGDSLLGITKPEQIEFLKLNPEKEAVQLRTVSDRWKPFVQRAIAKRQELENFSVSDIADIQKKEQLNREAEAAIAHVRHVGDFLVAEALAQAGKTSDLTDEEIQVLAEVVIEALDEADAEKRNREIAAILAKTERMMNLGNPENQPPRKLFHWLLEFPEVFLQEDAPKGFAAIVGNPPFQGGSKITGVLGTDYRGLLVENIANQKRGNADLCAYFFLRAEQLTNKFGGFGLVATNTIAQGDTREVGLDQLVANGCAINRAVPSRPWIGTASLEVAHVWIRKDKWLGEFILDEGLVSGITPLLTAPSKTLGHPHRLVNNQESSFLGSKLTGMGFILLPDEAKLLIQRNPKNKEVLFPYLNGEDINSRPDQSPSRWVINFKDYPLDANHDDLKNPKGAPYAADYPDCLAIIQEKVKPERDLNNRKERREKWWQYGEKTPALYRAIEKRSRIFVIPRVSKFLTVSASTTDIVASEATVVIASEFFSTFTLLQSDIHQLWTIAFQSSLETRGRYTPSDCFETFPFPTPDPSDLSTQFLTLNTIGEIYYTHRQAIMRERQEGLTKTYNRFHDVNEKASDIQKLRSLHVEMNQAVAAAYGWQDLDLGHGFHKTKQGIRFTISETARREVLDRLLELNHQRYAEEVAQGLHDKKKAKGKGQKAKGKTTQKQKAPGDDLQDEQISLF
- a CDS encoding Uma2 family endonuclease; the encoded protein is MTARLLETPVSFDQFIEWLPESSEHRYELHRGVIIEMPKPRGKHSQVAGYIALKVGIEIERLALPYFIPKECIVRAAPQIPQGSLDKESGYEPDVIVLDAPALMDEPQWESGSILTLGKSIKVIVEVISTNWRDDYFTKLGEYEALGIPEVWLVDYAALGGRRYIGSPKQPTFTVGYLVDGEYELQQFRSGDRILSPTFPELNLTVDQVFAAGS